From the Polyangiaceae bacterium genome, one window contains:
- a CDS encoding TerB family tellurite resistance protein → MLSDLNASERMLLLKFVCSFAWADLEIRSSERKMVHRLVKKLKLNAEESDQVEEWLKTPPKPEEVDPNRVPRAHRKLFLDAARRMVAADGEIDQAEKENLELFEALLR, encoded by the coding sequence ATGCTTTCCGATCTGAACGCCTCCGAGCGCATGCTGCTGCTCAAGTTCGTCTGTTCTTTCGCCTGGGCGGATCTCGAGATCCGGAGTTCCGAGCGCAAGATGGTGCACCGCTTGGTCAAGAAACTGAAGCTGAACGCAGAGGAATCGGATCAGGTAGAAGAGTGGCTCAAGACTCCTCCCAAGCCGGAGGAAGTCGATCCGAATCGCGTGCCGAGAGCGCACCGCAAGCTGTTCCTCGACGCGGCCCGCCGCATGGTCGCGGCGGACGGTGAGATCGATCAGGCCGAGAAAGAGAACCTGGAGCTATTCGAAGCGCTATTGCGTTGA
- a CDS encoding oxidative damage protection protein, producing the protein MSKTVNCVKLGREAEAMDRPPFKGELGQRLYENVSKDGWRVWLEHSKMLINEFRLDLTSETGQRVWMTECEKFFFGDGSELPPDFVPSKGG; encoded by the coding sequence ATGTCGAAGACGGTGAATTGCGTGAAGCTGGGTAGGGAGGCCGAGGCGATGGATCGGCCCCCGTTCAAGGGTGAGCTCGGGCAGCGGCTTTACGAGAACGTCTCGAAGGACGGCTGGCGCGTTTGGCTCGAGCACTCGAAGATGCTGATCAACGAGTTTCGTCTGGATCTCACTAGTGAGACCGGGCAGCGCGTGTGGATGACCGAATGCGAAAAGTTCTTCTTTGGTGACGGATCCGAGCTGCCGCCGGATTTCGTCCCCTCCAAGGGAGGCTGA
- a CDS encoding CBS domain-containing protein — protein sequence MKIVADIMTREVLTLRPDAPVEQAALELILRGIHGAPVEDVEGRVVGVLSTTGLLASGGGRDVSDAMAPVLFAVMDTDHALYAAKRMLETGTHRVVVLNASGKLVGVVSPMDVMAAVLEGEDLHAGWEAWQADARDGQK from the coding sequence GTGAAAATCGTTGCCGACATCATGACCCGTGAGGTGCTGACCCTGCGTCCGGATGCTCCCGTGGAACAAGCGGCGCTCGAACTCATTCTGCGTGGCATTCACGGCGCGCCGGTGGAGGACGTGGAGGGCCGGGTCGTCGGCGTGCTGTCCACGACCGGCCTCCTTGCTTCGGGGGGTGGCAGAGACGTCAGCGACGCGATGGCGCCGGTGCTCTTCGCCGTGATGGACACCGACCATGCCCTCTACGCGGCGAAACGCATGCTGGAAACCGGAACCCACCGCGTCGTGGTCCTGAACGCCTCGGGGAAGCTCGTGGGCGTCGTCAGTCCCATGGACGTGATGGCCGCGGTCCTCGAAGGCGAAGATCTTCACGCTGGCTGGGAAGCCTGGCAAGCGGACGCTAGAGACGGTCAGAAGTAG
- the rfbC gene encoding dTDP-4-dehydrorhamnose 3,5-epimerase has protein sequence MQVTGTAIDGVLLLSSVRHEDERGYFLESFRLSALEAAGVRAAFVQDNESCSRTRGTLRGLHFQLPPRAQGKLVRVVRGAVLDVAVDLRRASATFGQHVAVELSAEAANQLWVPPGFAHGVCTLVPETIIAYKVTDYWSPEHERTLRFDDPALGIAWPFPADSLLLNARDKLAPALAELDAYF, from the coding sequence ATGCAGGTGACTGGCACCGCGATAGATGGCGTGTTGCTGCTCTCGAGCGTTCGCCACGAGGACGAGCGCGGGTATTTCCTGGAGAGCTTCCGGCTATCGGCGCTCGAGGCGGCCGGCGTTCGCGCGGCCTTCGTTCAGGACAACGAATCTTGCTCGCGGACGCGAGGAACGCTGCGTGGGCTTCACTTCCAGCTCCCGCCGCGCGCCCAGGGAAAGCTCGTGCGAGTGGTGCGCGGCGCCGTGTTGGATGTTGCCGTCGACCTTCGTCGCGCCAGTGCGACCTTCGGCCAGCACGTCGCCGTAGAGCTGTCTGCGGAGGCGGCCAACCAGCTGTGGGTGCCCCCGGGTTTCGCCCACGGCGTGTGCACCCTCGTGCCCGAGACCATCATCGCCTACAAGGTGACAGACTACTGGTCGCCGGAGCACGAACGCACCCTCCGCTTCGATGACCCTGCCCTGGGAATCGCCTGGCCCTTTCCGGCTGACAGCTTGTTGCTCAACGCTCGCGACAAGCTGGCGCCGGCACTCGCAGAGCTGGACGCCTACTTCTGA
- a CDS encoding TolC family protein yields the protein MTRRIGWRSSALLLSLTAPLAAQPAPNAATAAEDGQPRVEVRDTVPQTTGFEAKLRAVVGRPAGMTAQRAARLAERSSPDLEAKRAELAAARAELDQAMVGYAPRLNLTARYTRLSPIDAPSFGPDGANLVATPSPAGPLPPGAPLVAVPGSALSFPTILDQYTLQAGLVVPLTDYLSRIPETKAAAGLAAESAGQELEVTRRAARSNGRLIYYEWVRARLSRVASTQAVDQARSHVEVVRALQSAERLSKADVLRAEAALARAELVDTRATTLTQVAEDRLRAALHDPSPQPYEIGEDLFASLPSPPARALSAMVQDAYRMRPELTALERSSAALAAKAKATRVSGYPRLDAFGNAYYANPNPRYVPQTKEWHATWDVGLQLSWTPNELATTSAAGRAIEARRAALRAQSARLRDAIRNEVSAARGGLLEAHKSVSTAQRGLRAAEEAYRVRAELFRYGRGTSLELTDAETELLRARLDTINARVDLRAAQVRLDHALGR from the coding sequence GTGACACGACGGATCGGATGGCGCTCCAGCGCGTTGCTGCTGTCATTGACGGCGCCCCTCGCGGCGCAGCCCGCGCCAAACGCGGCGACAGCAGCGGAGGATGGTCAGCCCCGGGTGGAAGTCCGGGACACCGTGCCGCAGACCACTGGCTTCGAGGCCAAGCTGCGCGCCGTGGTGGGGCGCCCCGCGGGAATGACCGCGCAGCGCGCCGCCCGTCTCGCCGAGCGATCCAGCCCTGACCTGGAGGCCAAGCGCGCCGAACTCGCGGCCGCGCGCGCGGAGCTGGATCAAGCCATGGTGGGCTACGCGCCGCGTCTGAATCTCACGGCGCGCTACACGCGACTGTCGCCAATCGATGCTCCGAGCTTTGGCCCCGATGGCGCGAACTTGGTCGCGACGCCATCGCCGGCTGGACCGCTCCCACCAGGTGCGCCCCTGGTGGCCGTGCCCGGCTCCGCGCTTTCGTTCCCCACGATCCTGGATCAGTACACGCTACAAGCAGGGCTGGTGGTGCCGCTGACCGACTACTTGTCCCGCATCCCCGAGACCAAAGCCGCGGCCGGCCTGGCAGCGGAAAGCGCGGGTCAAGAGCTCGAGGTCACGCGCAGGGCGGCTCGCAGCAATGGTCGGCTGATCTACTACGAGTGGGTTCGAGCTCGGCTTTCTCGGGTGGCATCGACCCAGGCCGTGGATCAGGCCCGTTCGCACGTGGAAGTGGTGCGCGCGCTGCAATCCGCCGAGCGTCTTTCCAAGGCGGATGTGCTGCGGGCCGAGGCCGCGCTGGCACGCGCGGAGCTGGTCGACACGCGTGCGACGACCCTCACGCAAGTGGCCGAGGATCGCTTGCGTGCGGCCCTGCACGATCCATCTCCGCAGCCCTACGAGATCGGCGAAGATCTGTTCGCGTCGTTGCCGTCGCCGCCGGCGCGCGCATTGTCTGCCATGGTGCAAGACGCCTATCGCATGCGTCCGGAGTTGACGGCGTTGGAACGTTCTTCCGCGGCCCTCGCCGCAAAGGCGAAAGCAACCCGTGTCAGCGGCTATCCACGTCTCGACGCGTTCGGCAACGCGTACTACGCGAATCCGAATCCACGCTACGTGCCCCAGACGAAAGAGTGGCATGCGACCTGGGACGTCGGGCTACAACTTTCCTGGACGCCGAATGAACTTGCCACCACGTCAGCTGCCGGACGCGCAATCGAGGCGCGGCGTGCTGCGCTGCGCGCGCAAAGCGCTCGCTTGCGCGACGCCATCCGCAACGAGGTTTCAGCGGCGCGCGGCGGATTGCTCGAAGCGCACAAGTCCGTGAGCACGGCGCAGCGAGGTTTGCGCGCCGCTGAAGAGGCCTACCGAGTGCGCGCCGAACTCTTCCGCTACGGGCGCGGCACTTCACTCGAGTTGACGGACGCCGAGACCGAGCTCTTGCGCGCGCGGCTCGACACCATCAATGCCCGGGTCGACTTGCGCGCGGCGCAGGTCCGCCTCGACCACGCTCTCGGGCGCTGA
- a CDS encoding TetR/AcrR family transcriptional regulator — protein sequence MPRPRSDIRSRILSAARKNFLQHGVTGASLRSIARGARTNIGMIYYYFKTKDDLFLAVVEEPYENVIADMEAALRGEGSLEERLVKFSTRLGQLTDLELDTLKLVLHEALVSSARVPRLLERFQRGHLALVAAAIGEGRVSGQLRSELHPALMVMVTLAVSGAPQAMRRVTGENFPFSDVPEGDAMSRQLIDMLMRGLSSPTQKKEVDP from the coding sequence ATGCCCCGACCTCGCAGCGACATACGCAGCCGCATTCTGAGCGCAGCGCGCAAGAACTTCCTGCAGCACGGCGTGACCGGTGCGTCGCTACGCTCGATCGCCCGCGGCGCGCGCACCAACATCGGGATGATCTACTACTACTTCAAGACCAAGGACGACCTCTTCCTCGCCGTGGTGGAGGAACCCTACGAGAACGTCATCGCCGACATGGAGGCGGCCCTTCGCGGTGAAGGCTCGCTCGAGGAGCGCCTGGTGAAGTTCTCGACGCGCCTCGGGCAGCTGACGGATCTGGAACTCGACACGCTGAAGCTGGTGTTGCACGAGGCGCTGGTCTCGTCGGCGCGCGTTCCTCGGTTGTTGGAGCGCTTTCAGCGCGGCCACCTGGCGCTCGTCGCCGCCGCCATCGGCGAGGGGCGGGTCAGCGGTCAGCTGCGCTCGGAGCTCCATCCCGCATTGATGGTGATGGTGACCCTGGCCGTCAGCGGCGCGCCCCAGGCGATGCGCCGTGTTACCGGCGAAAACTTCCCGTTTTCCGACGTTCCCGAGGGGGATGCCATGAGCCGTCAGCTGATCGACATGCTGATGCGCGGCCTTTCCTCACCCACTCAGAAGAAGGAGGTAGACCCGTGA
- a CDS encoding ABC transporter permease has protein sequence MNARPLVIARKELLQLRRDRMTLAMMVVLPVMQLLLFGYAINTDVRHIPTIVYDQDRTAASRDLVRSLESTGFYDVLGDVRNYDEIERAVRSGRARVAIVIPTRYSSDLKLARPTQVQLIVDGSDPQTVGSATNTAASLVAARSAQLMVKRVGARAGGGEPIRLEPSTWYNPDLRTAVYIVPGLVGVILTMTMVLLTSMAIARERERGTLEQLIVSPVRNIELIVGKIVPYIIIGYVQMTLILLAGSVVFDVPISGSIPLLYALASVFIAANLAIGLFFSTLARTQQQAMQMSFFFLLPNILLSGFMFPFEAMPVPAQWLSQALPLTHFLRIVRGITLRGADFADMQSELVWLVGILLALVTMASLRFTKKLA, from the coding sequence ATGAACGCGCGTCCCCTCGTCATCGCGCGCAAGGAGCTACTGCAACTGCGTCGCGATCGAATGACCTTGGCAATGATGGTGGTGCTGCCGGTGATGCAGCTCTTGCTGTTCGGCTACGCCATCAACACGGACGTGCGGCACATCCCCACCATCGTGTACGATCAGGACCGAACGGCGGCCTCACGAGACCTGGTGCGCAGCTTGGAATCGACCGGGTTCTACGACGTGCTCGGGGACGTGCGGAACTACGATGAAATCGAGCGTGCGGTGCGCAGCGGGCGTGCGCGTGTCGCCATCGTGATTCCCACCCGCTACTCCTCGGACCTCAAGCTGGCTCGTCCGACGCAGGTCCAGTTGATCGTCGACGGTTCGGATCCACAAACCGTGGGCAGTGCGACGAATACCGCGGCGTCCCTGGTCGCCGCGCGCTCGGCGCAGCTGATGGTCAAGCGCGTCGGGGCGCGCGCAGGAGGAGGCGAACCGATCCGTCTCGAGCCGAGCACCTGGTACAACCCGGACCTGCGCACGGCCGTGTACATCGTCCCTGGCCTGGTCGGGGTCATCCTGACCATGACGATGGTCTTGCTGACATCCATGGCCATCGCGCGTGAGCGCGAACGGGGAACGCTCGAGCAACTGATCGTGTCGCCCGTGCGCAACATCGAGCTGATCGTGGGCAAGATCGTGCCCTACATCATCATCGGCTACGTGCAGATGACCCTGATCTTGTTGGCGGGCAGCGTCGTCTTCGACGTTCCCATCAGCGGCTCGATTCCACTGCTCTACGCCCTGGCGAGCGTGTTCATCGCCGCCAACCTGGCCATCGGGTTGTTCTTTTCCACCCTGGCCCGGACCCAGCAGCAGGCGATGCAGATGTCCTTCTTCTTTCTGCTGCCGAACATCCTGCTGTCGGGCTTCATGTTCCCCTTCGAGGCCATGCCAGTGCCGGCGCAATGGCTGTCTCAGGCCCTGCCTCTGACTCACTTTCTGCGCATCGTGCGCGGTATCACCCTGCGAGGCGCTGACTTCGCCGACATGCAGTCGGAGTTGGTGTGGCTCGTAGGGATTCTGCTCGCGCTGGTGACCATGGCGTCCCTGCGCTTCACCAAGAAGCTGGCCTAA
- a CDS encoding ABC transporter ATP-binding protein, whose protein sequence is MVESIIHTEHLSRSFGKLVAVQDLNLSVERGEIFGVLGPNGAGKSTTIRMLCGILDPTGGKGTVVGFDIQRDAERIKERIGYMTQRFSLYEDLSVQENLSFYAGIYGVPFGRRTARVREVMEATGLTERRKQLAGTLSGGWKQRVALASATIHRPPLLFLDEPTAGVDPVSRRDFWEQIHRLSAEGTTVLMTTHYMDEAERCHRLAFIFRGSVLDVGTPDEVVERRRLSVVELTADRAVDTAEFLRQQPQVDEVSHFGHVLRVAVRTTDDPEAIVSALLHEGGFSVNRLRQTRTTVEDAFVSMVRADDKERQEAA, encoded by the coding sequence GTGGTCGAGTCGATCATCCACACGGAGCACCTGTCGCGTTCCTTCGGCAAGCTGGTAGCCGTGCAGGATCTCAACCTAAGCGTGGAGCGCGGCGAGATCTTCGGAGTGCTCGGACCGAACGGCGCCGGCAAGAGCACGACCATTCGCATGTTGTGCGGCATCTTGGACCCCACGGGCGGCAAAGGAACCGTCGTGGGCTTCGACATTCAGCGCGACGCCGAGCGCATCAAAGAGCGCATCGGCTACATGACGCAGCGTTTCAGCTTGTACGAGGACCTGTCGGTCCAGGAGAACCTCTCCTTCTACGCTGGGATCTATGGCGTGCCCTTTGGCAGGCGCACGGCACGCGTGCGGGAGGTGATGGAGGCCACCGGTCTCACCGAGCGCCGCAAGCAGCTCGCGGGCACCTTGTCCGGCGGTTGGAAGCAGCGCGTAGCCCTCGCCAGCGCCACGATTCACCGGCCGCCGCTGCTGTTCTTGGACGAGCCAACGGCAGGCGTCGACCCCGTCAGCCGCCGCGACTTCTGGGAACAAATCCACCGTCTGAGCGCCGAAGGAACTACGGTGCTGATGACGACGCACTACATGGACGAAGCCGAGCGTTGTCACCGCTTGGCCTTCATCTTTCGCGGTTCCGTCCTCGACGTGGGCACGCCGGACGAAGTAGTCGAGCGTCGACGACTTTCGGTGGTCGAGCTGACCGCCGACCGTGCCGTGGACACGGCCGAATTCTTGCGGCAGCAGCCCCAGGTGGATGAGGTGTCTCACTTTGGCCACGTGTTGAGGGTCGCGGTTCGTACCACCGACGACCCCGAGGCGATCGTGAGTGCGCTGCTGCACGAGGGCGGCTTTTCCGTCAACCGGCTGCGGCAGACGCGAACCACCGTAGAGGACGCCTTCGTCAGCATGGTGCGAGCCGACGACAAGGAGAGGCAGGAGGCCGCATGA
- a CDS encoding HlyD family efflux transporter periplasmic adaptor subunit, with product MAVAVASSRNTRQVRQRHQVRNYSESICKLEVAKRAQGIIISRMIKKYFQVAAAAMLALSCTAARGDPREAFQGVIEFEERDVAFEIPGRLETVKVERGDSVKSGTVIAQIDESLEIAAKGVREAEVGAAEAEVRRVKAGSRSEEIRAAEAQVRAAKARESLLQRNLAREKELAARDITPKSKVDDLSDQLDGARAERNALEQKLAGLRRGARSTDVKSAESRAGVAQQAVDLENERIARHTLRAPKDGVVLDVHAKTGEVVNVGVPVVTLGDVSSPYADVFVPIGRLDGIKVGARGSVKVDALAAPLSGKVEHIERRTEFTPRFLFSEQERPSLVVRVRFRIEDPERKLHAGVPAFVTLE from the coding sequence GTGGCGGTTGCAGTCGCTTCAAGTCGGAACACGCGGCAGGTCCGGCAACGCCATCAAGTTCGTAACTACTCGGAATCAATCTGTAAATTAGAGGTTGCCAAACGCGCGCAGGGTATTATTATCAGTCGAATGATAAAGAAATATTTCCAGGTCGCCGCCGCCGCGATGCTGGCCCTGAGCTGCACCGCCGCGCGCGGGGATCCGCGGGAAGCGTTTCAGGGGGTGATCGAGTTCGAGGAGCGAGACGTCGCCTTCGAGATCCCGGGGCGGCTCGAGACCGTGAAGGTAGAGCGGGGGGACAGCGTCAAGAGCGGCACCGTCATCGCTCAGATCGACGAGTCCTTGGAGATCGCCGCCAAGGGCGTGCGTGAAGCGGAGGTCGGCGCGGCCGAAGCCGAAGTGCGCCGCGTGAAAGCTGGAAGCCGCAGCGAAGAGATCCGCGCGGCCGAAGCGCAGGTCCGCGCAGCCAAGGCGCGCGAGTCGCTCCTGCAACGCAACCTTGCGCGCGAAAAAGAGCTGGCGGCGCGCGACATCACGCCCAAGTCCAAGGTCGACGATCTGAGCGATCAGCTGGACGGTGCCAGGGCGGAGCGCAACGCTCTGGAGCAGAAGCTCGCGGGGCTGCGGCGTGGCGCGCGAAGCACGGACGTCAAGTCCGCGGAGTCACGCGCTGGCGTCGCGCAGCAGGCCGTGGATTTGGAGAACGAGCGCATTGCGCGGCATACGCTGCGGGCTCCGAAGGATGGCGTCGTGCTCGACGTGCACGCCAAGACCGGCGAAGTGGTCAACGTCGGAGTTCCGGTGGTGACCCTGGGCGACGTGAGCTCCCCCTATGCCGACGTGTTCGTCCCGATCGGGCGCCTCGACGGCATCAAGGTCGGTGCGCGCGGCAGTGTGAAGGTCGACGCGCTGGCAGCGCCCCTGTCCGGCAAGGTCGAGCACATCGAACGGCGTACCGAATTCACTCCGCGATTCCTGTTCAGCGAGCAAGAGCGCCCGAGTTTGGTGGTGCGGGTCCGCTTTCGCATCGAGGACCCGGAGAGAAAGCTGCATGCGGGCGTCCCCGCCTTCGTGACCCTGGAGTAG
- a CDS encoding aldehyde dehydrogenase family protein gives MQLESRYPYYLANAPVQANEELAVTNKFSGEVATRVALADSAAIERGIAAAAHAAAPMARLPAHRRQEILLHCVDHFRANFDLLAYSLCVEAGKPIRDARGEVTRLIDTFRVAAEEAVRIYGEVIPLDISARAAAYQGMWKRVPLGPCSFISPFNFPLNLAAHKIAPAIAAGCPFVLKPASLTPVGALLIGQALAQTDLPAGAFSILPCRRDGAESFTSDERLKLLSFTGSPGVGWELKARAGKKKVVLELGGNAAAVVDADADIDQAVERLIIGAFYQSGQSCISVQRILAHESIYAQLREKLVARTKALVCGDPLKEETFIGPIISLSEAERIESWIARAVESGARLLCGGKREGTMVSPALLESVPKDQPLCAEEVFGPVAVLSSFSDFDAALDEVNDSRYGLQAGVFTRDLEKAMRAWERLEVGGVVIGDVPSFRVDNMPYGGVKDSGLGREGIRWAVEDMTEIRLLVLRRS, from the coding sequence ATGCAGCTGGAGTCTCGTTACCCGTACTACCTCGCGAACGCGCCCGTTCAGGCGAACGAAGAACTGGCCGTCACCAACAAGTTCAGCGGCGAAGTCGCCACACGTGTGGCCCTGGCCGACTCCGCGGCTATCGAACGCGGCATTGCGGCCGCCGCGCACGCCGCCGCGCCGATGGCTCGACTCCCGGCTCATCGCCGGCAAGAGATCCTGCTCCACTGCGTGGATCACTTCCGAGCGAACTTCGATCTACTCGCCTACAGCCTGTGCGTCGAAGCGGGCAAACCCATTCGCGACGCGCGCGGAGAAGTCACGCGATTGATCGACACCTTTCGTGTCGCCGCCGAAGAGGCCGTGCGTATCTACGGCGAGGTCATTCCCCTGGACATCAGCGCCCGTGCCGCAGCCTACCAAGGCATGTGGAAGCGCGTTCCTCTCGGACCGTGCTCCTTCATCTCCCCCTTCAACTTTCCCTTGAACCTGGCGGCCCACAAGATCGCTCCCGCCATCGCCGCGGGCTGCCCCTTCGTGCTCAAGCCCGCGAGTCTCACGCCCGTTGGCGCGTTGCTGATCGGTCAGGCGTTGGCACAGACCGATCTGCCCGCGGGCGCGTTTTCGATCTTGCCCTGTCGGCGCGACGGAGCCGAATCCTTCACCAGCGACGAACGCTTGAAGTTGCTCAGCTTCACCGGCAGTCCAGGCGTGGGCTGGGAGTTGAAGGCCCGCGCCGGCAAGAAGAAGGTCGTGCTGGAACTGGGCGGCAACGCTGCTGCCGTCGTCGATGCAGACGCGGACATCGATCAGGCGGTGGAGCGTCTGATCATCGGCGCTTTCTACCAGTCGGGTCAGAGCTGCATCAGCGTGCAGCGCATCCTTGCCCACGAGTCGATCTACGCGCAGCTGAGGGAAAAGCTCGTGGCGCGCACGAAAGCCCTGGTCTGCGGCGACCCGCTGAAGGAAGAGACTTTCATCGGTCCCATCATCAGTCTGAGCGAGGCGGAACGAATCGAGAGCTGGATTGCGCGCGCGGTCGAAAGTGGCGCGCGGCTGCTCTGCGGCGGCAAGCGTGAAGGAACGATGGTGTCCCCCGCGCTGCTGGAGAGCGTTCCCAAAGACCAACCGCTCTGTGCCGAGGAGGTCTTTGGCCCCGTCGCCGTTCTCTCTTCCTTCTCGGACTTCGACGCCGCACTGGACGAAGTCAACGACAGCCGCTACGGACTGCAGGCGGGTGTGTTCACTCGCGATCTCGAGAAAGCGATGCGGGCGTGGGAGCGTTTGGAGGTTGGCGGCGTCGTGATTGGCGACGTGCCCAGCTTCCGCGTCGACAACATGCCCTACGGTGGTGTGAAGGACAGCGGCCTGGGACGCGAAGGCATCCGCTGGGCCGTCGAGGACATGACCGAGATCCGGTTGCTCGTGTTGCGCCGCTCCTAG
- the hflC gene encoding protease modulator HflC produces MKTGLFLLVALALVVGWSSIFVVDEGELAIVTQFGEYKRTADTPGLYFKSPLQSIHSVERRIMGSDTPPAEYLTLDKKRLVTDPVSRWRIVDPLKYYKTVHDESGAKARLDDIINSELRRELASHNFGDIIGNARDPMMQKVAIATREQTKEFGIEIVDVRIKRADLPKEVQESVFARMRAERDRVAKKYRSEGEEEAAKIRADTDKEKTIILAKAYETSQKTRGEGDADSTKIYAEAYGKDPEFYAFTRSLDTYEKAMGEQSSVVLSTGSEFFQYLSKARGKP; encoded by the coding sequence ATGAAGACGGGTCTCTTCCTTCTGGTCGCCCTGGCCCTGGTCGTGGGCTGGTCGAGCATCTTCGTCGTGGACGAAGGCGAGCTGGCGATCGTGACGCAATTCGGCGAGTACAAGCGCACGGCCGACACGCCGGGTCTGTACTTCAAGAGCCCGCTCCAGAGCATTCACTCCGTGGAGCGGCGGATCATGGGCAGTGACACACCTCCGGCGGAGTACCTGACCCTGGACAAGAAGCGCCTGGTGACGGATCCCGTGAGTCGCTGGCGCATCGTCGACCCGCTGAAGTACTACAAGACGGTTCACGACGAGAGCGGCGCCAAGGCGCGCCTGGACGACATCATCAACTCGGAACTGCGACGCGAGCTCGCCAGTCACAACTTCGGTGACATCATCGGCAACGCTCGCGATCCCATGATGCAGAAGGTTGCGATAGCGACCCGGGAGCAGACCAAGGAGTTCGGGATCGAAATCGTGGACGTTCGCATCAAGCGCGCGGATCTCCCCAAGGAAGTGCAAGAGAGCGTCTTCGCCCGCATGCGCGCCGAGCGCGACCGGGTAGCCAAGAAATATCGGTCCGAGGGCGAGGAGGAAGCCGCCAAGATCCGCGCCGACACCGACAAGGAAAAGACAATCATCCTGGCCAAGGCGTACGAGACGTCGCAGAAGACTCGAGGCGAGGGCGACGCAGACAGCACCAAGATCTACGCCGAGGCCTACGGCAAGGATCCGGAGTTCTACGCTTTCACCCGTAGCCTCGACACCTACGAGAAGGCTATGGGCGAGCAGAGTTCGGTCGTGCTGTCGACGGGATCGGAGTTCTTCCAGTATCTGTCGAAGGCGCGCGGAAAGCCCTAG
- the hflK gene encoding FtsH protease activity modulator HflK has protein sequence MRSQFDDPGSRPDVGDVVGQVSDVVRRNVRNLGPILLGVVVLLVLATGIYIVEPGEQGVVRTFGRESGKTGPGPHYRFPFVQKVDVVNVEQIRRIEVGFRGEQRVPHEALMLTGDENIVEAQIIVQYRVTDPSKFLFRIREPEETLRATAEVALRSMVGRTGIDEAFTTGRERVQSETQSWLQKLMDEYQSGLSITEVKLQTVDAPDEVKEAFHDVVRAREEKEKLINQAKGYREDQIPRARGEARKIERDAEAYKEQRVLRASGDAAKFDSVLAEYRKAERVTRERLYLETMERIFGKIDKKVIVDKELAKGALPILPLSPQAAGALVGGGK, from the coding sequence ATGCGAAGCCAATTCGACGATCCCGGATCGCGGCCTGACGTAGGAGATGTCGTGGGTCAAGTCTCCGACGTGGTCCGCCGCAACGTGCGCAACCTGGGTCCCATCCTTCTCGGCGTGGTCGTGCTGCTGGTGCTGGCCACCGGCATCTACATCGTCGAGCCTGGCGAGCAGGGAGTCGTCCGCACCTTCGGGCGCGAGTCGGGCAAGACCGGGCCGGGCCCCCACTACCGCTTTCCCTTCGTGCAGAAGGTGGACGTGGTCAACGTCGAGCAAATCCGCCGCATCGAAGTCGGATTCCGCGGAGAACAGCGGGTTCCGCACGAAGCCTTGATGCTCACGGGCGACGAGAACATCGTGGAAGCGCAGATCATCGTGCAATACCGGGTCACGGACCCCAGCAAGTTCCTCTTCCGCATTCGTGAGCCCGAAGAGACCCTACGGGCCACGGCCGAGGTCGCTCTGCGCAGCATGGTGGGCCGCACGGGCATCGACGAGGCGTTCACCACTGGCCGCGAACGCGTTCAGAGCGAGACGCAGAGTTGGCTGCAGAAGCTGATGGATGAGTACCAGAGCGGACTCAGCATCACCGAGGTGAAGCTGCAGACCGTGGACGCTCCCGACGAAGTCAAAGAGGCGTTCCACGACGTGGTTCGTGCCCGCGAAGAGAAAGAAAAGCTGATCAACCAGGCCAAGGGCTATCGCGAGGATCAGATCCCCCGCGCCCGCGGCGAGGCCCGCAAGATCGAGCGCGATGCCGAGGCCTACAAGGAGCAGCGCGTGCTCCGCGCCAGCGGTGATGCCGCCAAGTTCGACTCGGTGCTCGCCGAATACCGGAAGGCGGAGCGCGTGACGCGGGAGCGTCTCTACCTGGAGACCATGGAGCGCATCTTCGGCAAGATTGACAAGAAGGTGATCGTGGACAAGGAGCTGGCCAAGGGCGCGCTGCCCATTCTGCCCCTGAGTCCGCAGGCGGCCGGCGCCCTGGTCGGGGGAGGGAAGTGA